A portion of the Stigmatella aurantiaca DW4/3-1 genome contains these proteins:
- a CDS encoding class I SAM-dependent methyltransferase produces the protein MLLRELHLLTREGNLNADSLRKLKQVNHLVGLLRPAVEDVLARHPAATLVDAGSGNAYLGFILYELFLKEASEGTLLSIEGRAELTERAKERAQRLGFTRMAFQTAHLEGATWPERIHLLTALHACDTATDDALVAAIQHNADHVAVVPCCQAQVAAQLKGQRQEVEGPLGMLFQHPWHRREFGSHLTNVIRALTLEAFGYQVTVTELTGWEHSLKNELILGRRVHRENRAARGKLEALLGSFGVQPKLTQALGVAPATRTPPA, from the coding sequence GTGCTTCTCCGGGAGCTGCACCTGCTCACGCGCGAGGGAAACCTCAACGCGGACTCGCTGCGCAAGCTCAAGCAGGTCAACCACCTGGTGGGCCTGTTGCGGCCCGCCGTGGAGGATGTGCTCGCGCGCCACCCGGCCGCCACCCTCGTGGACGCGGGCAGCGGCAACGCCTACCTGGGCTTCATCCTCTATGAGCTGTTCCTCAAGGAGGCCTCCGAGGGCACCCTGCTGTCCATCGAGGGCCGCGCGGAGCTGACGGAGCGGGCGAAGGAGCGGGCCCAGCGCCTGGGCTTCACGCGGATGGCGTTCCAGACGGCGCACCTGGAGGGGGCCACCTGGCCCGAGCGCATCCACCTGCTCACCGCGCTGCACGCGTGCGACACGGCGACGGACGATGCGCTGGTGGCCGCCATCCAGCACAACGCGGACCACGTGGCGGTGGTGCCCTGCTGCCAGGCGCAGGTGGCCGCACAGCTCAAGGGACAGCGGCAGGAGGTGGAGGGCCCCCTGGGGATGCTCTTCCAGCACCCCTGGCACCGGCGCGAGTTCGGCTCGCACCTCACCAACGTCATCCGCGCGTTGACGCTGGAGGCCTTTGGCTACCAGGTGACGGTGACGGAGCTGACGGGGTGGGAGCACTCGCTGAAGAACGAGCTCATCCTCGGCCGCCGCGTGCACCGGGAGAACCGCGCGGCCCGGGGGAAGTTGGAGGCCCTGCTGGGCTCCTTCGGGGTGCAGCCCAAGCTGACGCAGGCCCTGGGGGTGGCGCCCGCTACCCGTACGCCTCCCGCTTGA
- a CDS encoding NifU family protein, which yields MSVNIQLEWTPNPSTLKYVVDRRLLSSGAVNFTRREEAEQKSPLARKLMDIQGVTAVMLGLNFVTVTKGDEGEWDELNDAVMSTLDAHLGSDEPVVDEAAVAAARAAPAEGGSSVEQRIREILDAEIRPAVAQDGGDITLDRYENGVVYLHMQGSCSGCPSSTATLKMGIEGRLREAIPEVTEVVSI from the coding sequence ATGTCAGTCAACATCCAGTTGGAGTGGACCCCGAACCCCAGCACCCTGAAGTACGTGGTGGATCGGCGCCTGCTGTCCAGCGGGGCGGTGAACTTTACCCGCCGCGAGGAAGCCGAGCAGAAGTCCCCCCTGGCCCGGAAGCTGATGGACATCCAGGGCGTCACCGCGGTGATGCTGGGTCTCAACTTCGTCACCGTGACCAAGGGCGACGAGGGGGAGTGGGACGAGCTCAACGACGCGGTGATGTCCACGCTGGACGCGCACCTGGGCAGCGATGAGCCCGTGGTGGATGAGGCCGCCGTGGCGGCCGCCCGCGCGGCCCCCGCGGAAGGGGGCTCGTCGGTGGAGCAGCGCATCCGGGAGATCCTCGATGCGGAGATCCGCCCCGCGGTGGCGCAGGACGGCGGGGACATCACCCTGGACCGCTACGAGAACGGCGTGGTCTACCTGCACATGCAGGGCTCGTGCAGCGGCTGCCCCTCCTCGACGGCGACCCTGAAGATGGGCATCGAGGGGCGCCTCCGGGAGGCGATTCCCGAGGTGACCGAGGTGGTGTCCATCTGA
- a CDS encoding ATP-dependent Clp protease adaptor ClpS, protein MAQKFENDENVVTETRPEKKLKKPTLYKVLLHNDNYTTREFVVAVLKEIFHKSEGDAVQIMLHVHYNGIGVAGVYTYEVAETKIKTVEAAARDNGYPLRLSMEPEEG, encoded by the coding sequence ATGGCCCAGAAGTTCGAAAACGACGAGAACGTCGTCACTGAAACCCGCCCGGAAAAGAAGCTCAAGAAGCCCACCCTCTACAAGGTGCTCCTGCACAACGACAACTACACGACGCGGGAGTTCGTGGTGGCGGTCCTCAAGGAAATCTTCCACAAGTCCGAGGGGGATGCCGTGCAGATCATGCTGCACGTGCATTACAACGGCATCGGCGTGGCGGGCGTTTATACCTATGAGGTTGCCGAGACGAAGATCAAGACCGTGGAGGCCGCAGCCCGGGACAATGGGTACCCCCTGCGCCTCTCGATGGAACCAGAGGAAGGTTGA
- a CDS encoding GNAT family N-acetyltransferase — translation MSRPTPATLRVHRALTEVAQQDWDALLDDAAVPFMEWAFLVALEESGSAVPQRGWHPRHLTLWQDSRLVAAAPAYLRDDSEGEFVFDGSWADAAGRVGLRYYPKLVLTVPFTPVTGRRILVAPGEDRALREAEMYAAALAFCRSEGISGIHVLFPSEEELGVLEDSSFAVRLGVQYQWRNPGYHTLEDFLGRFHAKRRHQLRRELRAPAEQGITLRTLRGEELLELGSQEIFRFYSTTVDKYPWGRRLLTPEFFARLLATFRHRCEFVEARREGQRIAGAFNLVGPGVLYGRYWGCVEEHPFLHFNVCLYHPIQEAIAQGLRRFEPGAGGEHKLTRGFEPHLTYSAHLLLHPRLDRAVRAFLSQEQAAVRTGLSRWHAATGFKKEGE, via the coding sequence ATGTCCCGTCCGACGCCCGCCACCCTGCGCGTCCACCGCGCCCTCACCGAGGTTGCCCAGCAGGACTGGGATGCGCTGCTTGACGACGCGGCCGTGCCCTTCATGGAATGGGCCTTCCTGGTGGCGCTGGAGGAGAGCGGCAGCGCGGTGCCGCAGCGGGGCTGGCACCCGCGCCACCTGACGCTGTGGCAGGACTCGCGCCTGGTGGCCGCCGCGCCGGCGTACCTGCGCGATGACAGCGAGGGGGAGTTCGTCTTCGACGGGTCCTGGGCCGACGCGGCGGGCCGGGTGGGCCTGCGCTACTACCCGAAGCTGGTGCTCACGGTGCCCTTCACCCCCGTCACCGGGCGGCGCATCCTGGTGGCCCCCGGCGAGGACCGGGCCTTGCGCGAGGCGGAGATGTACGCGGCCGCCCTGGCCTTCTGCCGCTCCGAGGGCATCTCCGGCATCCACGTCCTCTTTCCCTCCGAGGAGGAGCTGGGGGTCCTGGAGGACTCCAGCTTCGCGGTGCGCCTGGGGGTGCAGTACCAGTGGCGCAACCCGGGCTACCACACGCTGGAGGATTTCCTCGGCCGCTTCCACGCCAAGCGGCGCCACCAGCTCCGGCGCGAGCTGCGCGCGCCCGCCGAGCAGGGCATCACCCTGCGCACGCTGCGGGGGGAGGAGCTTTTAGAGCTGGGCAGCCAGGAAATCTTCCGCTTCTACAGCACCACGGTGGACAAGTACCCCTGGGGGCGCCGCCTCCTCACCCCCGAGTTCTTCGCCCGCCTGCTTGCCACCTTCCGCCACCGCTGCGAGTTCGTGGAGGCCCGCCGGGAAGGACAGCGCATCGCTGGAGCGTTCAACCTCGTCGGACCCGGCGTCCTCTATGGACGGTACTGGGGATGCGTCGAGGAGCACCCCTTCCTTCACTTCAATGTCTGCCTGTACCACCCCATTCAGGAAGCCATCGCCCAGGGGCTGCGGCGCTTCGAGCCCGGCGCGGGGGGAGAGCACAAGTTGACGCGCGGATTCGAGCCCCACCTCACCTACAGCGCCCACCTGCTCCTTCACCCTAGACTGGACCGGGCCGTACGTGCCTTCCTGTCCCAGGAGCAGGCGGCCGTCCGGACGGGTCTGTCCCGGTGGCACGCGGCGACTGGTTTCAAGAAGGAAGGGGAGTGA
- a CDS encoding DUF2378 family protein yields MRPQSEPSSPPRVPVSVMEGLFVRGLKAEGRLAERLLSLGYDIRKPEVHYSVLTYQRCVNAARQEVYSHLSDEEAHRLLGRKLMEGFLETLLGKVVAVAMPMIGPALVVDRIPRYCAMMGRGDMAPQITSAGEKARRIAFKDIYNRPEFLAGAIEAGMERAHVRPTVSVEERTAEGYRLFLRW; encoded by the coding sequence ATGCGCCCGCAGTCTGAGCCCTCCTCGCCGCCGCGCGTGCCGGTCAGCGTCATGGAAGGGCTCTTCGTCCGGGGGCTCAAGGCGGAGGGGCGCCTGGCCGAGCGGCTGCTGTCGCTGGGGTACGACATCCGCAAGCCCGAGGTGCACTACTCGGTGCTGACCTATCAGCGCTGCGTGAACGCGGCAAGGCAGGAGGTCTACAGCCACCTGAGCGACGAGGAAGCCCACCGGCTGCTCGGCCGGAAACTGATGGAGGGGTTCCTGGAGACGCTGCTGGGCAAGGTGGTGGCGGTGGCCATGCCGATGATTGGCCCGGCGCTCGTGGTGGACCGCATTCCGCGCTACTGCGCGATGATGGGGCGCGGGGACATGGCGCCCCAGATTACCTCCGCCGGAGAGAAGGCCCGGCGCATCGCCTTCAAGGACATTTATAACCGGCCCGAGTTCCTGGCGGGGGCCATCGAGGCGGGCATGGAGCGGGCCCACGTCCGGCCCACCGTGAGCGTGGAGGAGCGGACCGCGGAAGGCTACCGGCTCTTCCTGCGCTGGTAG